In Centroberyx gerrardi isolate f3 chromosome 11, fCenGer3.hap1.cur.20231027, whole genome shotgun sequence, the following are encoded in one genomic region:
- the nbeaa gene encoding neurobeachin a isoform X4 has translation MSNPAQVLAYSEGLHGKWMFSEIRAVFSRRYLLQNTGLEVFMANRTSVMFNFPDQATVKRVVYSLPRVGVGTSYGLPQARRISLATPRQLFKSSNMTQRWQRREISNFEYLMFLNTIAGRTYNDLNQYPVFPWVLTNYDSEELDLTLPGNFRDLSKPIGALNPKRAAFYAEHYETWEEDGTPPHHYTTLYSTAHTTLTWMLRIEPFTTFFLNGNETKFDHPERAFSGIGRSWRNCQRDTADVKELIPEFYYLPEMFVNSNEYELGVRDDGVPVCDVELPAWAKKPEDFVRINRMALESEFVSCQLHQWIDLIFGYKQRGPEAVRALNVFNFLSYEGAVTLDNLDAVQREAMEAQIQACGQIPSQLLIEPHPPRSSAMHLCFLPQSPLMFKDQMQQDVIMVLKFPSNSPVTHVAANTLPHLSIPAAVTVTCSRLFAVNRWHNTVAPGYSLEQAHHLPIEMDPLIANNSGVNKRQITDLVDQSIQINTHCFVVTADNRYILVCGFWDKSFRVYSTETGKLTQIVFGHWDVVTCLARSESYIGGDCYIVSGSRDATLLLWYWSGRHHIIGDNPNNSDYPAPRAVLTGHDHEVVCVSVCAELGLVISGAKEGPCLVHTITGDLLRALEGPELCQRPRLISVSSEGHCIICYERGRFCNFSINGKLLAQMEVNDSTRAILLSSDGQNLVTGGDNGVVEVWQACDFKQLYIYPGCDAGIRAMDLSHDQRTLITGMASGSIVAFNIDFNRWHYEHQNRY, from the exons ATGTCCAACCCTGCACAGGTGCTGGCCTACTCTGAGGGTCTACATGGCAAGTGGATGTTCAGTGAGATCCGAGCCGTTTTCTCCAGACGCTACCTGCTGCAGAACACCGGACTAGAGGTCTTCATGGCCAACAGGA CGTCTGTGATGTTTAACTTCCCCGACCAGGCCACAGTGAAGAGGGTGGTGTACAGTCTCCCACGGGTGGGGGTCGGAACGAGCTATGGCCTGCCACAGGCCAG GCGGATTTCCTTGGCCACCCCTCGTCAGCTGTTCAAGTCCTCCAACATGACCCAGCgctggcagaggagagagatctCCAACTTTGAGTACCTCATGTTCCTCAACACTATTGCAG GGAGGACCTATAATGATTTGAACCAGTACCCCGTCTTCCCCTGGGTCCTGACCAACTACGACTCTGAGGAGCTGGATCTCACTCTACCTGGCAATTTCAGAGACCTCTCCAAG CCAATCGGAGCGCTGAATCCCAAGCGGGCGGCATTTTATGCAGAACACTACGAGACGTGGGAGGAGGACGGCACACCTCCACACCATTACACAACACTGTACTCTACTGCTCATACCACACTGACGTGGATGCTCAGGATA GAGCCCTTTACCACATTTTTCCTCAACGGCAATGAGACCAAGTTCGACCACCCGGAGAGAGCTTTCTCCGGCATCGGCCGCTCATGGAGGAACTGCCAGCGGGACACGGCTGACGTCAAG GAGCTGATCCCAGAGTTCTACTACCTGCCGGAGATGTTTGTGAATAGTAATGAGTATGAGCTGGGGGTGCGGGATGACGGGGTGCCCGTCTGCGACGTGGAGCTTCCCGCCTGGGCCAAGAAACCTGAGGACTTTGTCCGCATCAACCGCATG GCGTTGGAGAGTGAGTTTGTGTCGTGCCAGCTTCACCAGTGGATTGATCTAATATTTGGCTACAAGCAGCGAGGGCCCGAAGCCGTCCGAGCTCTCAATGTGTTCAACTTCTTGTCCTACGAGGGAGCCGTCACCCTAGACAATCTAGATGCTGTACAACGGGAG gcGATGGAGGCCCAGATTCAGGCCTGTGGTCAGATTCCCTCCCAGCTGCTGATTGAGCCACACCCCCCTCGCTCCTCTGCCATGCACCTG TGTTTCCTTCCCCAGAGCCCTCTGATGTTTAAGGATCAGATGCAGCAGGATGTCATCATGGTGCTCAAATTCCCCTCCAACTCCCCCGTCACACATGTGGCAGCCAACACACTCCCGCACCTCAGCATACCAGCAGCCGTTACTGTCACTTGTAGCCGGCTGTTTGCCGTCAACCGCTGGCACAACACAgtcg CTCCAGGATATTCCCTAGAACAGGCTCATCATCTGCCCATAGAGATGGACCCTCTCATAG CAAACAACTCAGGCGTGAACAAGCGTCAGATCACTGACCTGGTGGACCAGAGCATCCAGAtcaacacacactgttttgtGGTTACCGCCGACAACCGCTACATCCTGGTCTGTGGCTTCTGGGACAAGAGCTTCCGCGTCTACTCCACTGAAACTG GAAAGCTGACCCAGATAGTTTTTGGCCACTGGGACGTGGTGACGTGTCTGGCCAGGTCAGAGTCCTACATCGGAGGAGACTGCTACATTGTGTCCGGCTCCAGAGACGCCACTCTACTACTGTGGTACTGGAGCGGGAGACACCACATTATAGGGGACAACCCCAACAACA GTGACTATCCTGCTCCTAGAGCCGTACTGACGGGCCACGACCacgaggtggtgtgtgtgtctgtgtgtgcagagctgGGACTGGTCATCAGTGGAGCAAAAG AGGGCCCATGCCTGGTCCACACCATCACAGGGGACCTGCTGAGGGCCCTGGAGGGGCCCGAGCTGTGCCAGCGGCCCCGCCTCATCTCCGTCTCCAGCGAGGGCCACTGCATCATCTGCTATGAGAGGGGCCGCTTCTGCAACTTCAGCATAAACGGGAAACTGCTGGCCCAGATGGAGGTCAACGACTCCACACGG gcaaTCCTGTTGAGTAGCGATGGCCAGAACCTGGTGACAGGAGGAGATAATGGGGTTGTGGAGGTGTGGCAGGCGTGCGACTTCAAACAGCTTTACATCTATCCAGGCTGTGATGCCGGCATCCGCGCCATGGACCTCTCACATGACCAGAG GACTCTGATCACTGGCATGGCGTCCGGCAGCATCGTGGCGTTCAACATCGACTTCAACCGCTGGCACTACGAACACCAGAACAGGTACTGA
- the sertm1 gene encoding serine-rich and transmembrane domain-containing protein 1: protein MSGMDVPLVDHNETGISPADNGTFLRFSPTSVSTSAAASSPGRQGNVYVYVWIFLGLLVFLLTLLIISLHRLKNIITSSSSVPDCSSEGGSSFTNMEICSISSQRSTVSSLSN, encoded by the coding sequence ATGTCAGGGATGGACGTCCCGTTGGTGGACCATAACGAGACGGGAATCTCCCCGGCGGATAACGGGACCTTCCTCCGCTTCTCCCCGACCTCCGTCTCCACGTCGGCGGCCGCCTCGTCGCCGGGACGGCAGGGGAACGTTTACGTTTACGTGTGGATCTTCCTGGGCCTGCTGGTGTTCCTGCTGACGCTGCTCATCATCTCCCTCCACCGGCTGAAGAAcatcatcacctcctcctcctctgttcccgACTGCAGCAGCGAGGGAGGCAGCTCCTTCACCAACATGGAGATCTGCAGCATCTCCTCTCAGAGGTCCACCGTGTCCTCGCTGTCCAACTGA